DNA from Salmo trutta chromosome 14, fSalTru1.1, whole genome shotgun sequence:
ctctctaggtagatagtgtggtctacagcttatcatgagatactcttctattcatgtcgtcgttcagccacgactcggtgaaacataagatatcacAGTTATTAATattccgttggtaggatatacctGCTTTTAGCTTGTCCAATTTATTTTCCAGTACTACGGatggcaagggcagattagccactcgtcagcggatcctcacaaggcacctcTCTTTCCGCAATATCTTTGCCGTCTCTTCCTCGTGCGAATGATGGGGAGGAGGGCCTGTTTgcgtgtctggagtaaatccctctcatcCGATTTATTAAAGAGAAATTCTTCacccagttcaaggtgagtaatcgctgttctgatttccagaagctcttttcggtcataagagacggtagcagcaaaattatgtacaaaaatgcgagaaaaaacatacaaaatagcatggttggttaagagcccatgAAACGGCAGCCATCTTCTCCAGCGCCAATTACAGGATCAATCATTCAATTAGCAAGGTAGATGCATGCATAATAAGCAATGGAGGCTCATTGTCACACCTGTGTCAAATTGAACCATACTACCTTACAGTGAATGCCAAGTCAAAGTCTCCAGATTTTGCTgccaaaaaaacattaaaaaaattatactaCATAGGAAAAAAATCCTAACAATGTACACAATGTACTCCACATTTCCAAAGTGAAAGAATAATTATagaacattttccacattttgggaGGGAATACTCCAtttaaaagaaaatgtattttagtttGTTTTCTCCCTTTTGTGCATATTCAAATACTTCACCGTCAACGGataatatatgtatataaaaaTTATGTTGACACTAGCATATAAAAGCATGCTGTCGTCATTGACATTGAGATAACGAGTCAGATCTGCCTCTGTGTGCcattgtattttacatttttgtggtggcagcatcatgttatgtgtatgcttgccACCAGCAGGggctggggagtttgtcaggatcaaaagaaatatgaaaggagcaaaacCCAGGTAAAAAGTTAGATGAATACACCCTTCAGTCTTCTTAAAACCCTGGGATAGAGTTGTATTTTTCAGGGGGGCAATTACACAATTTTCTATGCAAAAGACACACCAGAATAGCttttccaagaggtgttgagtgttccaGCCTCAGTCCTGACTTTCATTTCAGAGACAAGGtatgaatattgctgtccatcaatgaatTACAACTCAATTTACTGAGCTCGAGCAATTtttacaaaaacaatggataaatGTTGCCCTAAGACAgcttttcccaaactcggtcctggggaccccaaggatTTTGTCTTAGCATTATACAGcttattcaaataatcaacttatcatcaagctttgattatttgaagcAGCATGTGTGTAGCGCTAGGGCAAaacccaaaacgtgcacccctagtttgggaaacgctgccctAGGAGTTGTTTAAAGTtagtagaatcttattcaaaacaattcacagctgtaatagctgccaaaaggGCTTGgggtgttttaaaaaaaattataattatttgGAAAATGTTCTGTAATTCACCTTGAAAATGTGAATCCTTTCACAAGCGACTATGTACAGTACCTCTATATTTGGCCCTGCTGTGTTGTGTCTGATGACCCTGATTTTTATCTGAACAGTATAGGAATTGTGCGCTATCCGGTTTGCTCTGTGTATTGCAGAGGAAAGTATCGCACAGCCACAGCACATGGGCAGGGTACTCACTCAGGAAATAAGTCAACCTACAACTGCATCTAAAATAGGAAGAGATATCCTTGCACAGCAACACTGCTCTCTTTTTCGTTTCCTCCTCTACGGTACATCCATAACGACCATTGCTGAGTACAACTAAAATGTACAACTAGACTACTTATTCCAGTCAGGTAAGTGTTATTATTGCAACTTTTATTTTGATTGAGAAATAATGCTGTTCTGTGTGCATACTGAATGAATTTATTAAAAGTTCGATGCTTTCGAGCCAACAAGGAAGTCCCCATCTCGGTCTCTCATCCACTCACTGTTCTTTATGCTTACCATTGTCGTTTTTCAACTGATATGATACATCGTTATGGATTTCTGCTAAATCAGAATTTTACAGAAACTACCTGCACCTTTGATTTCATTGTGCACACTGATGCACCCATCGAAAGTTTGGTGTAATTTATCATACTGTACGTTAAATCTCATATTGGACTTCAGGTGCGTTTTGAATGAGAAGGATGGgaaaatagatatatatatatatatatatattttcccatCCTTCTCATTCAAAACGCACATACATATCAACATGGATACCATAGAATAGAAACAGACATTTTTCATATGTCTTATTCTACTCCACAGAGACAACGTTAAGGATGCAAGATACCATTCTCTGGGTGTTTGTGCTGGCAGTTAGTCTACTGTATCCcatccccagagaggacagaacaggacaggagcaGGATGATCACATAATAGGTATGCAGGAGCGTGAAGATTGGCTGCTGAGGGAGAGGGCAAAGCTGGAACAGGAAGTGTCACCACTGGTAACCCAAGAGGAAGGGCCCATCGACCAAAAACCCTTACAACTTGAAGTACAACAGGTCTATTAAATCGACCAGAACCATTATCAAAAGGGCTTGGAAGAGACTCTTATCGAACAGAAACATTCTCAAGAGAACAAAGAGGAGAAAaatgaagagaaagaggagggatcTCACATTGACCATGAGCTTTCACAAGTACACCAAGATGTACCTAAGACAGAGCAAAACCTCTCACCAGAGGACAAGGAACAGTCTACCATTGACCTCAGCCTATCATTAACCCTTTCACAAGGAAACGACCAAGAGCAGCCTGCTTTGGACACAGAGGCATCtcacaatgacaagaagctgtaCCACTTGGACAAGGCGAATGTCAATCAACAGTGGCCACAAGAGGTCCAGACTGGTAGTTGCCATAGTGACCAACAGACAACACCAGAGCGTCAGGAAGAGTCTCAGGTTGACCCACAGCAATCAAAAACATACCAGGAAGCAGAACAGGAGGTGCCACCCATCTTCAGTACATCAGAGGGGAACCAGCAAGAGCATCTCACAGACCAGCCGTCTAACACACATCAGGAAGTAAAAGTTCCACCTAACCTCAGAAAGTCAGACGACCAGCAACATCTCACAGAACAATATAACACAAACCAGGAGGAGTCACCGATTCTCAGCGAATCATCAAAGGATGACCAGCAGCAGGAGCATGTCACTAATATCATAGACTCAGAGAGCGACTACACCTGGTACCTATGGAACGTGTACTCCCTCATCTCTTTTGTTCATTTCTCCATTAAAATCTCCAGAAGACGTTCACAGAATAAGCCCCATCCAGGAGAGATAATTCAGGAGGATATGGAAGACATCTCTGTCGTGAAAAACCTCTCGGCTGAAGTTCCGCTACCAGACTGAGATACACTCAACCGTTTTTACGACAAATGTGTCAAAGTCTCACCCAATGAGAGCTGGAGGGGGACAGTTTGTGGAGGGTTTTGCTAATGACCTATTAGAAGCCATGAGGAGCATGAGTGATGTGGAGGTTGGCATGGTGATTGAAGACTGTGGTGGAGGGCAGGATCAGTTCCCTTGTGTGTGACATAGTGCCCATTGCCCCGTTAGAGCCATACAGTTTCCAGTTTCAACTCTGGTGTAACCAGGCTATTGATATGCCACCTGAAAATGGTGGGCTGTGGTAGAGTCAAAATGGTGGATGGTGGTGTGAACCAAAATGGCTGCCCATGTCACACAGCTGCCATAGGAGATGATATGCTATGCCTGCTGTGTTGTGAAAATGAGAAAGTCAAAGTTGTGAAAGTCACTGATGTATTGGATAGCGCTCTTTGCTCAAAACACACCCCTTACCTGGCCAAAACCCAGGTTACCAAATGGTCCCAGACCATGATTAGAAAAGCTTGGGGACAGATATCCCACAAATACGAATTTGAGCTGACATTTCGCAATATGGACGCCCCAGGAGCTCTGATGGTTCGATTCAGATCAGGGAAGGTGATAACCTTCAATATGGCTCCTGTGGGGAAACTCAAAGACACTGAAGCTTATTTCACAATTTCTCCTTCCACACCAACTAAGAACACCTCATTGGACACATACTGGAGCCTCTCATTGACCACTTACGAGGACCACAACCTGAAGTATCTGACCAATCACCTG
Protein-coding regions in this window:
- the LOC115147258 gene encoding inositol 1,4,5-trisphosphate receptor-interacting protein-like; the encoded protein is MVGCGRVKMVDGGVNQNGCPCHTAAIGDDMLCLLCCENEKVKVVKVTDVLDSALCSKHTPYLAKTQVTKWSQTMIRKAWGQISHKYEFELTFRNMDAPGALMVRFRSGKVITFNMAPVGKLKDTEAYFTISPSTPTKNTSLDTYWSLSLTTYEDHNLKYLTNHLPENSCHIHCLGIVAFLHKKQTGLTDRSILTDHHFKTVLIHLLLGKEPSDWYPEHLASRLRDALSFLENSLQGRKLLHSFIGKPLVPSEIGLPAVFRDAEPVNLFRPLGVQNGSYTKTVKHLQEMLRNSSMLIQEFLPKPKECNGLYKTSTGIES